A genomic region of Xanthocytophaga agilis contains the following coding sequences:
- a CDS encoding ABC transporter ATP-binding protein produces the protein MITIQSLSKFYGTHRVLHEISLTFNRGEIHGIVGENGAGKTTLFQCVAGLTSYSGQIHYDRGTLKNELGYLPTDLFFFSKITGMEYLQLVCNARGIKNNRITEGNLFDLPLHQYAETYSTGMKKKLAITGLLLQKNEVFILDEPFNGVDIHSNSIIQEILLKLKELNKIVLMSSHIFSTLNDACDYLHYLKGGTIQQSARKGDFTSIEEDMKQNGIGIRVADIVTGML, from the coding sequence ATGATTACGATTCAGTCACTAAGTAAGTTCTATGGAACCCACCGGGTTTTGCATGAAATTTCTCTAACCTTTAACCGGGGTGAAATTCATGGGATTGTAGGAGAAAATGGCGCGGGTAAGACAACACTCTTTCAATGCGTAGCAGGACTTACTTCCTACTCGGGACAGATACACTATGATAGAGGCACCCTAAAAAATGAACTGGGTTATTTGCCCACTGACTTGTTCTTTTTCTCCAAGATAACAGGCATGGAATATCTGCAACTAGTATGTAATGCCAGAGGAATAAAAAACAATCGAATCACAGAGGGTAATCTGTTCGATCTGCCACTTCATCAATATGCAGAAACGTATTCAACAGGCATGAAAAAGAAGCTGGCGATAACCGGCCTGTTACTACAAAAAAATGAGGTATTTATTCTCGATGAACCCTTTAATGGAGTAGATATTCATAGTAACAGTATTATTCAGGAAATCCTCTTAAAGCTGAAAGAACTGAATAAAATTGTATTGATGTCTTCACACATCTTTTCCACTCTGAATGACGCCTGCGATTACCTCCATTATTTAAAAGGTGGCACCATCCAACAGAGTGCTAGAAAAGGTGACTTTACCAGCATCGAAGAGGACATGAAACAGAATGGAATCGGGATCAGGGTAGCTGATATAGTAACTGGTATGCTATAG